A window of Streptomyces sp. NBC_01689 genomic DNA:
GGTCACGCCCCCTCCTTGAGCACCCGGGAGATCAGCTCCCGCTGGTCCTCCGTCAGGCTCGGGTCGGCGGCGTAGACCGTCCTGCCGTCCACCGTGATCTCGTAGCTGAAACCGTCCGGCACCCCGGCCGGGCGGGTGCCCCGGCCGGCGGCGACCGCCCGCTCGGCCAGGGCCTGCCACTCACGGCCGTCGGGCCGCCCCGAGGTGTCCATCTCGGCCCGGCGCTCGA
This region includes:
- a CDS encoding protealysin inhibitor emfourin, producing the protein MRIQVRRTGGFAGIERRAEMDTSGRPDGREWQALAERAVAAGRGTRPAGVPDGFSYEITVDGRTVYAADPSLTEDQRELISRVLKEGA